A window of bacterium genomic DNA:
TAATATATAATATACCATAAAATTAAAAAATTTTCAAATTTTTTCACTTCTATTTTGTATCAATATATGGTAAGATAATGGAAAAAAGGAGGCTGGATGAAAGAGAGAGTTTTATGTCTTGGTATAATTGTTGGTGATTTTCTCGTAAAGCCAGTTGAAGATATGCCGGAAAGAGGAAAATTAACTCTTGTTGAAAAAACTGAATTACACATAGGTGGTTGTGCTACAAATACTGGTATTGTTTTAAAAAAACTTGGTGTTGATGTTGCAATTGTTGGTAAAGTTGGAAATGATAATCTCGGTAAATTTATAATAAATAAACTGAAAGAAGAAGGAATAAATACAGATTACATAAAAATTTCAGATAAATTTACAACTTCAGGAACTTCTGTTCTTGTTCATTCAGATGGTGAAAGGTCTTTTATTCATTCAATAGGTGCAAATGCTGATTTTGGTTTGGGGGATTTTGATTTCTCTTTACTAAAAAACTTTTCAATTTTACATATTGCAGGACCATTTCTTATGCCAAAATTTTTAAAAAAAGGTCTTTCTGAAGTAATGAAAAAGGCAAAGGAAGAAGGACTTATTACCTGTCTTGATACTGT
This region includes:
- a CDS encoding carbohydrate kinase family protein produces the protein MKERVLCLGIIVGDFLVKPVEDMPERGKLTLVEKTELHIGGCATNTGIVLKKLGVDVAIVGKVGNDNLGKFIINKLKEEGINTDYIKISDKFTTSGTSVLVHSDGERSFIHSIGANADFGLGDFDFSLLKNFSILHIAGPFLMPKFLKKGLSEVMKKAKEEGLITCLDTVWDAFGNWFKGIEDALPYIDYLFTSFEEAKMISKKEDKEDICDFFLFHNVKNVCLKMGEKGSYIANEKESYYFPALKVNVIDTTGAGDGYVAGFIKGITEKFEFKKCGLLANIVGAKITTAIGTTAGIKNWEDLVKFAKEFGYEI